A single region of the Massilia sp. erpn genome encodes:
- a CDS encoding acyl-CoA dehydrogenase family protein, with protein sequence MILSEEHQMIRDALRTFAQERLAPNAGRWDKEHYFPQAELKELAALGAFGVAVPEELGGAGLDYVSLALVLEEIAAGDGGTSTIISVNNCPVCSIAMMYANAQQKEQWLRPLAQGELLGAFCLTEPHTGSDAAALRTTATRDGDHYVLNGVKQFITSGKYADVAIVMAVTDKAAGKKGISAFWVPTSTPGYIVAGLEQKMGQHSSDTAQIVFENCRIPAGNLIGEEGMGYKIALSGLEGGRIGIASQSVGMARSAYEAALKYARERETFGKPIFEHQSVQFKLSDMATQLEAARQLILHAAAMKDAGLPCLKEAAMAKLFASEMAERVCSDAIQIHGGYGYVSDFPVERIYRDARVCQIYEGTSDIQKLLIARAL encoded by the coding sequence ATGATTTTGAGTGAAGAGCATCAGATGATTCGGGACGCGCTGCGCACGTTTGCGCAGGAGCGGCTGGCGCCCAATGCGGGGCGCTGGGATAAGGAACATTATTTTCCGCAGGCAGAGCTGAAGGAGCTGGCGGCGCTGGGTGCCTTCGGCGTGGCCGTGCCGGAGGAATTGGGCGGCGCCGGCCTCGACTATGTGTCGCTGGCCTTGGTGCTGGAAGAGATCGCGGCCGGCGATGGCGGCACGTCGACCATCATCTCGGTCAACAACTGCCCGGTGTGCAGCATCGCCATGATGTATGCCAATGCGCAGCAAAAGGAGCAGTGGCTGCGGCCGCTGGCCCAGGGCGAGCTGCTGGGCGCCTTCTGCCTGACCGAGCCGCATACGGGCAGCGATGCCGCCGCCCTGCGCACCACGGCCACGCGCGATGGCGACCATTACGTGCTGAACGGCGTGAAGCAGTTCATCACCAGCGGCAAGTATGCCGACGTCGCCATCGTCATGGCGGTGACGGACAAGGCGGCCGGCAAGAAGGGCATTTCGGCCTTCTGGGTGCCCACTTCCACGCCGGGCTATATCGTGGCGGGCCTGGAACAGAAGATGGGCCAGCATTCTTCCGACACGGCCCAGATCGTGTTCGAGAATTGCCGCATCCCGGCCGGGAACCTGATCGGCGAGGAAGGCATGGGTTACAAGATCGCGCTGTCGGGCCTGGAGGGTGGCCGCATCGGCATCGCCTCGCAATCGGTGGGCATGGCGCGTTCGGCCTACGAGGCCGCGCTCAAGTATGCGCGCGAGCGCGAAACCTTCGGCAAGCCGATCTTCGAACACCAGTCGGTGCAGTTCAAGCTGTCCGATATGGCGACCCAGCTTGAGGCGGCGCGCCAGCTGATCCTGCATGCGGCGGCGATGAAGGATGCCGGCCTGCCCTGCCTGAAGGAGGCGGCCATGGCCAAGCTGTTCGCTTCCGAAATGGCGGAGCGCGTCTGTTCGGATGCGATCCAGATCCATGGCGGCTACGGTTATGTCAGCGACTTCCCGGTCGAGCGCATCTACCGCGATGCGCGCGTGTGCCAGATCTACGAAGGCACCAGCGATATCCAGAAGCTGCTGATCGCCCGCGCGCTGTAA
- a CDS encoding YihY/virulence factor BrkB family protein translates to MAIFNRKAVAYVASHPLHFVLQCLRGFRANQGLLLAGAVAYYSLLSLVPLLMLVVVALSHVIDPAELLTTMGRYLEWLLPGQSRAIVTEIAHFLQHRDLIGGVLVLTMLFFSSLAFSVLESAMCVIFVHRAEVRRRHYLISAILPYCYILSLGIGALVVTLVAGSLQVIGEESVRLFGHDWSLNGLSGVLLYLLGMAGEVLLLSSIYMVMPVGRLSWQHALLGGATAALLWEIARHLLVWYFSTLSQVNVVYGSLTTAIVVMFSLEIGATLLLFGAQVIAEYECVAGDGGRLAALEQA, encoded by the coding sequence ATGGCCATCTTCAACCGCAAGGCCGTTGCCTATGTGGCCAGCCATCCCTTGCATTTCGTGCTGCAATGCCTGCGCGGCTTCCGCGCCAATCAAGGGCTGCTGCTGGCGGGCGCCGTCGCCTATTATTCGCTGCTGTCCCTGGTGCCGCTGCTGATGCTGGTAGTGGTAGCCCTGTCCCATGTGATCGATCCGGCCGAGCTGTTGACCACCATGGGCCGCTATCTGGAGTGGCTGCTGCCCGGCCAGTCGCGCGCCATCGTGACCGAGATCGCCCACTTCCTGCAGCACCGCGACCTGATTGGCGGCGTGCTGGTGCTGACCATGCTGTTTTTCAGCTCGCTCGCCTTCTCCGTGCTGGAAAGCGCCATGTGCGTGATCTTCGTCCACCGCGCCGAAGTGCGGCGGCGCCATTACCTGATTTCCGCCATCCTGCCTTACTGCTACATCCTCTCGCTCGGCATCGGCGCCCTGGTCGTCACCCTGGTGGCGGGCAGCCTGCAAGTGATCGGCGAGGAAAGCGTGCGCCTGTTCGGCCATGACTGGTCGCTCAATGGCCTGTCCGGCGTGCTGCTGTATTTGCTCGGCATGGCGGGCGAGGTGCTGCTGCTCAGCTCCATCTATATGGTGATGCCGGTTGGCCGCCTGTCGTGGCAGCACGCCTTGCTGGGCGGCGCCACGGCGGCCCTGCTGTGGGAGATCGCGCGCCATCTGCTGGTCTGGTACTTCAGCACCCTGTCGCAGGTGAATGTGGTGTATGGCTCGCTGACCACGGCCATCGTCGTCATGTTCAGCCTGGAGATCGGCGCCACCCTGCTGCTGTTCGGCGCCCAGGTCATCGCCGAATACGAATGCGTGGCGGGCGATGGCGGCCGCCTGGCGGCGCTGGAGCAGGCTTAG
- a CDS encoding ATP-binding protein, translated as MNRLFRRFALLVTLSISVAAVIAYFAMSWLFGDPQESIARRQAAGQIFLLEQYVDQAPADEWLGRLNKVREVSDVRFDLLPLAAARQLLPASTHAAFERGEVVIDVRNKAFLRRVDLMGDRYIGSNEEAIHAQDLPIDVGLALKMEAVRYLIVALVVLVPIAAWSRTHWRSLQKLAQMADQFGQGQLTARVHLPASEAIHPLAECFNHMAERIERLLDAQSSLLHSVSHEIRTPIARLEFALELLRDAAQSPALEERIAAMEGDLQELNQLVSELLGMIRMGSDQPVKRERFNLAETLRGVADSLPPAAPALDVLVADNVDSYRGDRRLLLRAVCNLLRNAQKYAATRVALSAARRLDGVRIVVEDDGPGIPEAEREKIFEPFYRLDRSRDRSTGGFGLGLSIARKAIELHGGAIAVDSSPMGGARFTIRLPTD; from the coding sequence ATGAACCGCCTGTTCCGCCGCTTTGCCCTACTGGTGACGCTGTCGATCAGCGTGGCGGCGGTTATCGCCTATTTCGCCATGAGCTGGCTGTTCGGCGACCCGCAGGAAAGCATCGCGCGGCGCCAGGCGGCGGGCCAGATTTTCCTGCTCGAGCAATATGTCGACCAGGCGCCTGCCGACGAGTGGCTGGGACGCCTGAACAAGGTGCGCGAAGTGTCTGACGTGCGCTTCGACCTGCTGCCGCTGGCGGCGGCGCGCCAGCTGCTGCCGGCCAGCACCCACGCTGCCTTCGAGCGCGGCGAGGTGGTGATCGACGTGCGCAACAAGGCCTTCCTGCGCCGCGTCGATCTGATGGGCGACCGCTATATCGGCAGCAACGAAGAAGCCATCCACGCCCAGGATTTGCCGATCGATGTCGGCCTGGCGCTGAAGATGGAGGCGGTGCGTTATCTGATCGTGGCGCTGGTGGTGCTGGTGCCGATTGCCGCCTGGTCGCGCACGCACTGGCGCTCGCTGCAGAAGCTGGCGCAGATGGCCGACCAATTCGGCCAGGGACAGTTGACGGCGCGCGTGCACCTGCCGGCCAGCGAAGCGATCCATCCGCTGGCGGAATGCTTCAACCATATGGCCGAACGCATCGAGCGCCTGCTCGATGCACAAAGCAGCTTGCTGCATTCGGTCTCGCATGAAATCCGCACGCCGATCGCACGCCTGGAATTCGCGCTGGAACTGCTGCGCGATGCGGCCCAATCGCCGGCGCTGGAAGAACGCATCGCCGCCATGGAGGGCGATCTGCAGGAGCTGAACCAGCTGGTCAGCGAGCTGCTGGGCATGATACGCATGGGCAGCGACCAGCCGGTCAAACGCGAGCGCTTCAATCTGGCGGAGACCCTGCGCGGCGTGGCCGACTCCCTGCCGCCGGCCGCTCCCGCCCTCGACGTGCTGGTGGCCGACAATGTGGACAGCTATCGCGGCGACCGCCGCCTGCTGCTGCGCGCGGTCTGCAATCTGCTGCGCAATGCGCAGAAGTATGCAGCCACGCGGGTGGCGCTGTCGGCGGCGCGCCGCCTGGACGGCGTGCGCATCGTGGTGGAGGACGATGGCCCCGGCATTCCGGAAGCGGAGCGCGAGAAAATCTTCGAACCCTTTTACCGCCTGGACCGCAGCCGCGACCGCAGCACCGGCGGTTTCGGCCTGGGCCTGTCGATCGCGCGCAAGGCCATCGAGCTGCATGGCGGCGCGATCGCGGTGGACAGCTCGCCCATGGGCGGCGCGCGCTTCACCATCCGCCTGCCGACCGACTAA
- a CDS encoding response regulator transcription factor produces the protein MYQVLLVEDDARLAELVTEYLGAYEFKVTVVGRGDQALASFKASPADAVILDLMLPGLDGMQVSRQLRDISKVPILVMTAREDSYDEVSLLEQGADDFVNKPVQPRVLLARLRALLRRAQDKQASNGMVFGALNIATSDRTVTWRGEPALLSNTEYKLLLVLAESAGRVLSRDALLKKMRGIEFDGLDRSIDNSISKLRRKFDDGESEKIKTVWGEGYLFSPSAWN, from the coding sequence ATGTACCAAGTATTGCTGGTGGAGGACGATGCGCGCCTGGCCGAGCTGGTAACGGAATACCTGGGCGCCTATGAATTCAAGGTGACGGTGGTGGGCCGCGGCGACCAGGCGCTGGCCAGCTTCAAGGCCAGTCCGGCCGATGCGGTGATCCTGGACCTGATGCTGCCCGGCCTGGACGGCATGCAGGTGTCGCGCCAGTTGCGCGACATCAGCAAGGTGCCCATCCTGGTGATGACGGCGCGCGAAGATTCCTATGATGAAGTGTCCCTGCTGGAGCAGGGTGCCGACGATTTCGTCAACAAGCCGGTGCAGCCGCGCGTGCTGCTGGCACGCCTGCGCGCCCTGCTGCGCCGCGCCCAGGATAAGCAGGCCAGCAATGGCATGGTGTTCGGCGCGCTGAACATCGCCACCAGCGACCGCACCGTGACCTGGCGCGGCGAGCCGGCACTGCTCAGCAACACGGAATACAAGCTGCTGCTGGTGCTGGCCGAATCGGCCGGCCGCGTGCTGTCGCGCGATGCGCTGCTGAAGAAGATGCGCGGCATCGAGTTCGATGGCCTGGACCGCAGCATCGATAACAGCATCTCCAAGCTGCGCCGCAAATTCGACGACGGCGAATCGGAAAAAATCAAGACGGTATGGGGCGAAGGCTATCTGTTTTCGCCCTCGGCCTGGAACTGA